TTCGCGGAATGGTTGGTGACCACTTCTTCCCAGGTGGGACGGACCCACTCATCATCGGGATTGTTGACTGCAGGGACAGGTGCCACAACTGAAGATGACATCGTCCACTCCCCTCGTGGAATGCTAACGCCCGGATACTGTTGACATCTCTGATTCGGCGCCGGTCACCTTTTGGATGAGCGGATACCAATCATGTCAAACTTGGCTGGGAATTTCCTGACCGCAGGCAAACTTCAGCCTTGGGCGCAACGGGTGCTTTCCCGGCCTGACCGGCCGGACACAGTAGGCTTGGGGAGACATTCCCCCCTTACGCCCAGAAAGCGAAATCCATGAGCGCCGACAAGTCCAGCAGCTGGTCCTATGCAGAAGATCTGCCCGCTGAGGATGAGGTTATGCTTCGGGCCCGGGAGCGGTCGTTTGAATTGGGCGTCAGCGCCATCAGCCCCGGCGTGGGCGCCGTCCTCACGGTGCTGGCTGCTGCATCCAAAGCCCAGACCGCCGTGGAAATCGGCACAGGCGCCGGCGTCTCCGGCGTGTGCCTCCTGCGCGGCCTAAGCCCGCACGCGGTCCTGACCACCATCGACGTGGACGTCGAACACCTGAGGGCGGCCCGCGAGGCATTCGCCGAGGCCGGCAGCCCGGCCAACCGTACGCGCACCATTTCCGGCCGCGCCGGCGATGTCCTGCCGCGGCTGACGGACGGGGCCTACGACCTGGTGTTCATCGACGCGGACAAGCCCGGCCTCCCCGGCTATGTGGAACAGGCCATCCGGCTGCTCAAGCGTTCCGGGCTGTTGGTCATCAACGACGCCCTGGACAAGGACAAAGTGGCCAACCCCGCCGGCCGGGAGCCCAACACGGTGACCCTGCGTCAGGTGGGCAAGGCGATCCGCGACGACGACAGGCTGGCGTCGGCAATGCTTCCCACCGGGGACGGCCTGCTGGTGGCCGTCAAGAAATAGGTATCCCCCAGAGACGGACAGGGTCCGCAGCCCGCAGGCTGCGGACCCTGTCCGGCACGTTTATTCGGTAACGCCGACCAGGCATTCCTTGAGATTGGCTGCTTCGGCAGCATTCAGTT
This window of the Pseudarthrobacter defluvii genome carries:
- a CDS encoding O-methyltransferase, yielding MSADKSSSWSYAEDLPAEDEVMLRARERSFELGVSAISPGVGAVLTVLAAASKAQTAVEIGTGAGVSGVCLLRGLSPHAVLTTIDVDVEHLRAAREAFAEAGSPANRTRTISGRAGDVLPRLTDGAYDLVFIDADKPGLPGYVEQAIRLLKRSGLLVINDALDKDKVANPAGREPNTVTLRQVGKAIRDDDRLASAMLPTGDGLLVAVKK